Genomic window (Rathayibacter sp. VKM Ac-2760):
GTCGTGCTTAAGTCGCAGAGCTATCTCGGCTTCCTCGACGAGATCACCGGCCCCATCGACGTCGTCATCGTCGACGTCGACCTGAAGGACGACAGCACGATCGAGACCAGGGTCGCCGAGATCACGGCGCGCGGCATGCGGGTGATCGTCGTGAGCACCTTCGCCGACGCGACAGTGGTCCGGCGCGCTCTCGGAGCAGGAGCTCTGGGGTACGCCTCGAAGAGCGAGAGCGCCTCCGAGATCGGTCTCGCCATCGAGGCGGCGACCTCGGGCAGGGACTACCTCACGCCGCACGTCACCGCCCTGCTCCTCCAGGAGACCCAGATCCGCCGGCCCGCGCTCAGCGTGCAGGAGAAGCGGGTGATGAGCCTCTATGCGACGGGGCTCCCGGTGAAGAACGTGGCGTTCCAGATGGGGCTCTCGCAGGACACGGTCCGCACCTATCTCAAGCGGATCAAGGCCAAGTACGTCGAGTGCGGGATCCGCCTCGACACCAAGATCGACTTCTTCAAGCATTCGCAATAGCGCGGCGGGTGGAACGTGTCACTGGTTGATGTGACACGCCGCTCCTGTCCCCGATCCGTGTGACGTGACCGCGATCGCTCCCGTTGCCATCCTGACTCGCACTGCCGCACAGCGCGGAGGACGGGGGCACGGATGAGCGATCCGACGAGCGGGTGGGACTTCAGCCGCTACAGCGGCACGGGTTCCGGCGCGACAGCGCCCACGGGGACGCCGGCACCCGGCGCGGCCGCCCCCGACGGGGCGGGCGCCTTCGGCGGCTCGGCCTTGACCGGAGGGTTCGGCGAGTCCTCGACCGTGTCCGGCTCCGCCGGCGGATTCGGCGGCGCCGTCGACACGGCGAGCGCGTCGGTGGCGACGTCCGCCCGCAGTCCTCTCGGGTGGCTGATCGGCGGAGTCGTCGTCGCCGTGCTCGCGGGTGCCGCCGCGCTGCTCCTCGGCGAGGAGCCCGTCCCGGCCTTCGTCGCCTGGGCTCTCGCCGGCCCCGTCGCCATCGGCCTCTTCGCGGTGTACCTGCTGCTCGACACCCGGCGCCGGACGCAGCTGATGTACTCGCCGCCCACGTGGGCGCCGTGGCTGTACCGAGGGGGGCTGGTCGTCGTGCTGCTCGCCGTGATCGCCTGCGCCGCGCGGATCGCCCTGTGGGCGGGGCGGGTGCTGCAGCCGTGAGCGCCCGCGGACTGCGGATCCTCGCCGCGATCGCGCTCTGCGCGCCGCTGGTCGCCGCCGCGGTGGGCCAGGCGCCGGCGGCTCGGGCCGCCGAGTCCGATCCCGCGCTGGGCTCGTTCGGAGCCTGCATCGCGGGGGGCGGGGCGGCGGACGTGCTCCTGCTCGTCGACGAGTCCAGCAGCCTGACGTCGAGCGACGCGGCACTGGGCCGGGTGACGTCCGCGACCTACTTCGTCGACCAGCTCGCCGACTTCGCAACGGAGGCCGGCACTCCCGTCGACGTGCAGCTGAGCGTGTTCGGCGACTCCTACTCGACCCTGCTCCCGTGGACGCCGCTCGGCGCGGACTCCGTGGCCGGAGTCCGCGGGAGCATCGCGGCGCTGGCGGAGCGGGTCGACGGCTTCGACACGGACTACTGGACCGCCCTGGACGGAGCGCGGACGGATCTCGCGGCGCGGGCCGCGGGGCGCACGGGGACGGCCAGCTGCCAGGCGATCGTCTGGTTCACCGACGGGAAGCTCGACTTCTTCCCGCGGGAGACATCCGCCGAGCGCGACGCCTACGGCACGGAGAAGCGCTTCGCCCCCGGCGTCGAGCTGACCAGCGCCGGCGCCGCGGCCGACGTGAGGAGCGCCGCCGCCGCCGACCTCTGCCGGGGCGGCGGCCTCGCGGACCAGCTCCGGTCGTCGGGGATCACCGTCTTCGGAGTCGGCCTCACCGGTCCCGGCTCGACGGACGCCGACTTCGACTTCCTCCGCTCGGTGACCACCGGGACCGATCTCGCCGGCACGCGCTGCGGCGACATCACCGAGCCCGTTCCCGGCTCGTTCGGGCTCGCGTCCGACATCGACGGCCTGCTCTTCGCCTTCGACGCGATCTCGACCCCGGGAGGGGCGCCTCTCTCGCAGGAGGCGGGCATCTGCCAGGTCGTCGCCTGCGCCGATGAGGCGCACAACTTCGTCCTCGACGCCTCGACGCCGCGCGTGAAGATCCTGGGCTCGGCCGACGCCTCGGGACTCGCGGCGAGCATGAGCCTGCCGGGCGGCGCCCGAGTCGACCTCGCTCGCGACGGCGACGGGGGTCCGAGCGCCCCCGTCGTCCTCGACGCGAGCGGCACCTCGATCGACTACGAGTGGATCACCGACAAGACGGTGTCGATCACCGTCGACCGAGCGTCCGCGGACGACGCGGCCTGGGTGGGGCAGTGGGCCTTCACCTTCACCGATCCGCAGGGGGCGTCCGCCGACCGGCGCTCGAAGACGAACCTGCACATCAGCGGCGACCTCGTGCCGGCCTGGTCGAACGGCGCCGGAGTGGTCCTGCACACGGGCGAGGACGTCGAGGGTGCCGTCTTCGCTCTGACGGGCCGAGGCGGAGCCGCCGTGGATCCCTCCTCGATCCTGGGGACGCTGCGGTACACCGTGTCGCTGCAGGATGCCGAGGGTGCTGTCACCACCGTCCTCGACACCGAGGACAAGGCCGCGATCGGGCAGCCGGTCGCGCTGCCCCTGACCGATGCGGCGGTGGGGCTGGGGCTGCTCACCCTCCGCCTGGAGGTGACCACCGCGTCCGCGACCTCGCCGGCGGGCGAGGTCGTCCCGGGGACCGCGCTCGACCCGGCCGTCGTGGCTCAGCGCATCTCCGTCGGGGCTCCCGCCGCCTACCCGACCGCCGGAGAGCGGATCGACTTCGGCCGGATCGAGGGCGCGGCGGACGCGACCTCGGCCCTCGCGCTGAGCGGGGACGGCTGCGCCTGGCTCGCACCGGGGTCAGCGGCGGTCGTCGCCTCGCCCGAGGGTCTCGGAGCGGTCCGCGTGGAGTCGGCCGCCGCGTCGCCGGACTCGTGCGTCGAGCCGGGCGACTCCGGTCTGCCGGTGCGCCTCAGCACGGAGGAGGGCGGCAACGGCGCCATCAACGGCACCGTCACGGTGATGCTCGCGTCCTCCGACGGCGGCGGCCCGCCGCTCGAGGTCGAGGTGCCGTTCACCGCCGGCCTCGAGCTGCCGCTGGACGTCGGGACGGCCTGGGCGGTCTTCGCCGTCACCCTCCTGATCGGCATCGCCGTGCCGGTCGGAGTGCTCTACCTCGCGAAGCGGCTGGTCTCGGTCATCCCGGCGCGACCGCTCGTCGCGGCGACGATCCCGGTGGAGGTCTCCGGCGGCGGTGTGCTGCGGGCCGGCAGCCGGTTCGCGATCGGCCCGGAGGATCTGCGGCACCTGGTGCCGCTGGGATCGCGCGGCTCCCGT
Coding sequences:
- a CDS encoding response regulator transcription factor, whose amino-acid sequence is MTPSGLIRVAIVDDQRMFLDGLESWLTAADPKIRVVLKSQSYLGFLDEITGPIDVVIVDVDLKDDSTIETRVAEITARGMRVIVVSTFADATVVRRALGAGALGYASKSESASEIGLAIEAATSGRDYLTPHVTALLLQETQIRRPALSVQEKRVMSLYATGLPVKNVAFQMGLSQDTVRTYLKRIKAKYVECGIRLDTKIDFFKHSQ
- a CDS encoding vWA domain-containing protein, with product MSARGLRILAAIALCAPLVAAAVGQAPAARAAESDPALGSFGACIAGGGAADVLLLVDESSSLTSSDAALGRVTSATYFVDQLADFATEAGTPVDVQLSVFGDSYSTLLPWTPLGADSVAGVRGSIAALAERVDGFDTDYWTALDGARTDLAARAAGRTGTASCQAIVWFTDGKLDFFPRETSAERDAYGTEKRFAPGVELTSAGAAADVRSAAAADLCRGGGLADQLRSSGITVFGVGLTGPGSTDADFDFLRSVTTGTDLAGTRCGDITEPVPGSFGLASDIDGLLFAFDAISTPGGAPLSQEAGICQVVACADEAHNFVLDASTPRVKILGSADASGLAASMSLPGGARVDLARDGDGGPSAPVVLDASGTSIDYEWITDKTVSITVDRASADDAAWVGQWAFTFTDPQGASADRRSKTNLHISGDLVPAWSNGAGVVLHTGEDVEGAVFALTGRGGAAVDPSSILGTLRYTVSLQDAEGAVTTVLDTEDKAAIGQPVALPLTDAAVGLGLLTLRLEVTTASATSPAGEVVPGTALDPAVVAQRISVGAPAAYPTAGERIDFGRIEGAADATSALALSGDGCAWLAPGSAAVVASPEGLGAVRVESAAASPDSCVEPGDSGLPVRLSTEEGGNGAINGTVTVMLASSDGGGPPLEVEVPFTAGLELPLDVGTAWAVFAVTLLIGIAVPVGVLYLAKRLVSVIPARPLVAATIPVEVSGGGVLRAGSRFAIGPEDLRHLVPLGSRGSRRAAVGETELRARTGAAPTEAGFVSVEREGWSSASGASPSTSAKGTTARLPLAVHNNWVVLHQPGRPASSAEVLLLIGGTSTPAQRTALADDVNSRLPEVLSRLIAAEPDSAEPAPEETASGFGAGGSAAETGGFGGFGGGFGAGSTTLASPPAAPVRSQPEPSAEDTPRPSPDANPWGTV